A genomic segment from Montipora foliosa isolate CH-2021 chromosome 9, ASM3666993v2, whole genome shotgun sequence encodes:
- the LOC137971160 gene encoding monocarboxylate transporter 10-like isoform X2 has translation MENLVVSTWVGSLAFGMTFLCGPIASSLCQRYSCRLVASVGSLIGVLGLLLTSFTESIYVIYLTYSVLWGFASSMNYAPTMLVLGEYFDKHLALANGIVTSGSGIGTLAMGPFYDFILSNMGWKTMLRILCGFSFVMLLSALMYRPLPAKYKRASRKHEKRPKLFDPSVWRMKSFVFWVVSMSLFFIGYFIPFIHLPNHAMNLGIPSSEASLLVGYLSISSTVSRFVFGIVLYHPKINRFYVLQISFMMMSVTCTLCPLALDYTGLIIYALSFGAFDGCFVLLIAITTSDIVGPEKLPSALGSLYGVNSISIIFGPPLAAFIFKVSGSYKNAFFVAGGAIALGTFTLSFVSFFMPYEETEDVKTDKEFSGEDSTAEKDSADNLRNSGNTSVLYDTSNCGLRPSLSCLQLNRLGDVCGSRCVLDKLERETDV, from the exons CTTGGGTAGGCTCTCTCGCGTTTGGCATGACCTTCCTCTGCGGCCCCATAGCGAGCAGCTTGTGTCAAAGATATAGTTGTCGTTTGGTAGCATCTGTTGGAAGTCTTATCGGAGTTCTTGGTCTATTACTGACGTCATTTACTGAGAGCATCTATGTCATTTACCTGACATACAGTGTCCTTTGGGGCTTTGCGTCGAGCATGAACTATGCACCAACAATGCTTGTGTTGG gtGAATATTTTGACAAGCATCTCGCTCTCGCCAACGGTATAGTGACTTCAGGAAGTGGTATCGGCACACTGGCAATGGGGCCCTTTTATGACTTCATCTTGTCAAACATGGGCTGGAAAACGATGCTTCGCATTCTTTGTGGTTTCTCCTTCGTCATGTTGTTGAGCGCGTTAATGTACCGTCCTCTCCCGGCAAAGTACAAACGTGCTAGTAGAAAACACGAGAAGCGACCCAAGCTCTTTGATCCGTCCGTGTGGAGGATGAAGTCGTTTGTATTCTGGGTGGTATCCATGTCTCTGTTCTTCATTGGTTACTTTATTCCTTTCATTCATCTG CCGAATCACGCAATGAACCTTGGCATTCCTAGTTCCGAGGCTTCTCTTCTAGTTGGTTACCTTTCAATTTCTTCCACTGTGTCACGTTTTGTCTTCGGTATTGTGCTTTATCATCCAAAGATAAATCGTTTCTATGTTTTGCAG ATATCTTTTATGATGATGTCCGTTACTTGTACGTTATGTCCGCTGGCTTTGGATTACACAGGGCTCATAATATATGCTCTTAGTTTTGGTGCATTTGATGGGTGCTTTGTTCTGCTTATTGCTATCACCACAAGCGACATCGTTGGACCGGAAAAGCTGCCGTCAGCTTTAGGAAGCTTGTATGGGGTTAATTCCATTTCTATAATATTTGGACCACCGCTGGCAG CCTTCATTTTCAAAGTATCTGGTTCATATAAAAACGCCTTCTTCGTGGCTGGTGGTGCCATAGCACTTGGAACTTTTactctttcctttgtttcgtttttcatGCCTTACGAGGAAACAGAAGACGTTAAAACAGACAAGGAATTTTCGGGAGAAGACAGTACAGCGGAAAAAGACTCAGCGGATAATCTAAGAAATTCTGGTAATACGAGTGTTCTTTATGACACAAGTAATTGCGGCTTACGGCCCTCGTTATCTTGTCTCCAATTAAACAGATTGGGGGATGTTTGTGGATCTCGCTGTGTACTCGATAAGCTTGAAAGAGAAACGGACGTCTGA